In Streptomyces sp. RFCAC02, the following proteins share a genomic window:
- the purU gene encoding formyltetrahydrofolate deformylase, protein MNAASPAERSDRYVLTLSCPDKPGIVHAVSSYLFMTGCNIEDSQQFGDRDTGLFFMRVQFSATAPVDLEKLRASFAAVGDTFAMDWQLHEAAERMRVLIMVSRFGHCLNDLLFRARLGALPVDIVGVVSNHTDFAELSASYGIPFHHLPVTAETKADAEAELLRIVDKERVELVVLARYMQVISDDLCSRLPGRIINIHHSFLPSFKGARPYHQAHARGVKLIGATAHYVTAELDEGPIIEQEVQRVGHNLTPQQLVAAGRDVECQALARAVKWHSEHRVLLNGSRTVVFS, encoded by the coding sequence ATGAACGCCGCCTCGCCCGCCGAACGGTCGGACCGCTATGTGCTGACCCTCTCCTGCCCGGACAAACCGGGCATCGTGCACGCCGTGTCCAGCTACCTGTTCATGACCGGATGCAACATCGAGGACAGCCAGCAGTTCGGCGACCGGGACACCGGTCTGTTCTTCATGCGCGTGCAGTTCTCGGCCACCGCGCCGGTCGACCTGGAGAAGCTGCGGGCCAGCTTCGCGGCCGTCGGCGACACGTTCGCGATGGACTGGCAGCTCCACGAGGCGGCCGAGCGGATGCGCGTCCTGATCATGGTCAGCAGGTTCGGGCACTGCCTGAACGACCTGCTGTTCCGCGCGCGGCTCGGCGCCCTCCCCGTCGACATCGTCGGCGTCGTCTCCAACCACACCGACTTCGCCGAGCTGTCCGCGTCCTACGGCATCCCGTTCCACCACCTGCCGGTCACGGCGGAGACGAAGGCGGACGCGGAGGCCGAACTGCTGCGCATCGTGGACAAGGAGCGCGTCGAGCTGGTCGTCCTTGCCCGCTACATGCAGGTCATCTCGGACGACCTGTGCTCGCGCCTGCCCGGCCGCATCATCAACATCCACCACTCCTTCCTCCCGTCCTTCAAGGGCGCGCGCCCTTACCACCAGGCGCACGCCAGGGGCGTGAAGCTGATCGGCGCCACCGCCCACTACGTCACCGCGGAACTCGACGAGGGGCCGATCATCGAGCAGGAGGTGCAGCGCGTCGGCCACAACCTCACGCCGCAGCAGCTCGTCGCGGCCGGCCGTGACGTCGAGTGCCAGGCGCTGGCGCGCGCCGTCAAGTGGCACAGCGAGCACCGCGTGCTGCTCAACGGCAGCCGCACCGTCGTCTTCTCCTGA
- the pdxH gene encoding pyridoxamine 5'-phosphate oxidase has protein sequence MRARYQADGLDEKDLAPDPFAQFGRWFAQAAGGGLAEPNAMVLSTADADGSPSARTVLLKHFDARGFVFFTNYGSRKGGEIAANPRVALLFPWHPIARQVIVTGAAERTGRAESVAYFRTRPHGSQLGAWASPQSARIASRDELDRAYAALAARYPEDADVPAPPEWGGVRVVPATVEFWQGRDDRLHDRLRYVRGDDGAWNVERLAP, from the coding sequence ATGCGGGCGCGCTACCAGGCCGACGGCCTCGACGAGAAGGACCTCGCGCCCGACCCGTTCGCGCAGTTCGGTCGCTGGTTCGCGCAGGCGGCGGGCGGCGGCCTCGCCGAGCCGAACGCGATGGTGCTGTCCACCGCCGACGCCGACGGCAGCCCCAGCGCCCGCACCGTCCTGCTGAAGCACTTCGACGCGCGCGGCTTCGTCTTCTTCACGAACTACGGCTCCCGCAAGGGCGGCGAGATCGCGGCGAACCCGCGTGTCGCCCTGCTCTTCCCCTGGCACCCGATCGCCCGCCAGGTGATCGTGACGGGCGCCGCCGAGCGGACCGGCCGCGCCGAGTCGGTCGCGTACTTCAGGACGCGCCCGCACGGCTCGCAGCTCGGCGCCTGGGCGAGCCCGCAGTCGGCGCGGATCGCGTCACGCGACGAACTGGACCGGGCGTACGCCGCCCTCGCGGCCCGCTACCCGGAGGACGCGGACGTGCCGGCGCCGCCGGAGTGGGGCGGCGTCCGCGTCGTGCCCGCGACGGTGGAGTTCTGGCAGGGGCGGGACGACCGCCTGCACGACCGGCTGCGCTACGTGCGCGGCGACGACGGCGCCTGGAACGTGGAACGGCTCGCGCCCTGA
- a CDS encoding zf-HC2 domain-containing protein produces MAPPPDGGLPHAAGDGTQETHQDLKALLGAWALGACSPAEAARVEAHLDDCAPCATEAAGFEDAVALLEPPRGLDLDPGLRGRVIADCLARRPADLPVPSWAAPLDAEAARLDALLHDMAEDEWDSHVELSWYEADHLRRMPTTVGGVLDHLLAADSLLARLVGLPDPLADGPGAPPDPVSRTLLLWSGKGGDAWRPWRRQTRALVRAAAGTGGRAGERTVPAARYSDPHLFPGRADIALSDMYLDRAFACWTHADDIAGAVDYPYDGPEGPHLRLLVDLAARRLPGSVARRRRAGLAASPARLLPAGRPGRTLHLEVEGPGGGDWYIPVDSPDLAVGRAAAREAVAHVALEDVVFCRLAAGRIHPEEAPSGETGDEAVIRDVLFAAAGLSRL; encoded by the coding sequence ATGGCCCCACCCCCGGACGGCGGCCTCCCGCACGCCGCCGGCGACGGCACCCAGGAGACCCACCAGGACCTGAAGGCGCTGCTCGGCGCCTGGGCGCTCGGCGCCTGCTCCCCGGCGGAGGCGGCGCGCGTCGAGGCGCATCTCGACGACTGCGCGCCGTGCGCCACCGAGGCCGCCGGGTTCGAGGACGCGGTGGCCCTGCTGGAGCCGCCGCGCGGCCTCGACCTCGACCCCGGCCTGCGCGGCCGCGTCATCGCCGACTGCCTCGCCCGCAGGCCCGCCGACCTGCCCGTCCCCTCGTGGGCCGCGCCGCTGGACGCGGAGGCCGCCCGCCTGGACGCGCTGCTGCACGACATGGCCGAGGACGAGTGGGACAGCCACGTCGAACTGTCCTGGTACGAGGCCGACCACCTGCGGCGCATGCCCACGACCGTCGGCGGCGTCCTGGACCACCTGCTCGCCGCGGACAGCCTGCTGGCGCGCCTCGTCGGCCTGCCCGACCCGCTGGCCGACGGCCCCGGCGCGCCGCCCGACCCCGTGAGCAGGACGCTCCTGCTCTGGTCGGGGAAGGGCGGGGACGCCTGGCGGCCCTGGCGCCGGCAGACCCGCGCGCTGGTCCGCGCCGCGGCCGGGACGGGCGGCCGCGCCGGGGAGCGCACGGTCCCCGCCGCCCGGTACAGCGACCCGCACCTGTTCCCCGGCCGCGCCGACATCGCCCTGTCGGACATGTACCTGGACCGCGCGTTCGCCTGCTGGACGCACGCCGACGACATCGCGGGCGCCGTCGACTACCCGTACGACGGGCCGGAGGGGCCGCACCTGCGGCTGCTCGTGGACCTGGCGGCGCGGCGGCTGCCGGGCAGCGTGGCGCGCCGCCGCCGCGCGGGGCTCGCCGCGTCCCCGGCCCGGCTGCTGCCCGCCGGGCGGCCCGGACGCACGCTGCACCTGGAGGTCGAGGGTCCTGGCGGCGGCGACTGGTACATCCCCGTCGACTCGCCGGACCTCGCGGTCGGCCGGGCCGCGGCCCGCGAGGCGGTGGCCCATGTCGCCCTGGAGGACGTGGTGTTCTGCCGGCTCGCGGCCGGGCGCATCCACCCGGAGGAGGCGCCGTCCGGGGAGACCGGGGACGAGGCCGTCATACGGGACGTGCTGTTCGCGGCGGCGGGGCTGTCACGGCTGTGA
- a CDS encoding ABC transporter ATP-binding protein: protein MDSANGTTAGGDGTADGAGLAVRARGLVKRFGDRTAVAGIDLELPAGRFVGLVGPNGAGKTTTLSMVTGLLRPDAGTVEIAGLDVWADPAAAKARIGVLPEGLRLFERLTGRETLTYLGRLRGLPAGEVERRADQLLDVLALSPAQNRLIADYSTGMRKKIGLAAALLHDPEVLVLDEPFEGVDPVSAQTIRGVLERYTGAGATVVFSSHVMELVESLCDWVAVLAAGRIRAHGPLAEVRGGAESLQSAFLDLVGARSGAGADALDWLGAGTAGR, encoded by the coding sequence GTGGACAGCGCGAACGGGACGACGGCAGGCGGCGACGGCACGGCGGACGGGGCGGGTCTCGCCGTCCGCGCACGGGGCCTCGTCAAGCGGTTCGGCGACCGGACGGCCGTCGCCGGGATCGACCTCGAACTGCCGGCCGGCCGGTTCGTCGGCCTCGTCGGGCCGAACGGCGCGGGCAAGACGACGACGCTGTCCATGGTCACCGGGCTGCTGCGCCCGGACGCCGGCACCGTGGAGATCGCCGGCCTCGACGTGTGGGCCGACCCGGCGGCGGCGAAGGCGCGCATCGGGGTGCTGCCGGAGGGGCTGCGCCTGTTCGAGCGGCTCACCGGGCGCGAGACGCTGACGTACCTGGGGCGGCTGCGGGGCCTGCCGGCCGGCGAGGTGGAGCGGCGCGCGGACCAGCTCCTCGACGTGCTGGCGCTGTCCCCCGCGCAGAACCGGCTGATCGCCGACTACTCGACGGGCATGCGCAAGAAGATCGGGCTCGCCGCCGCCCTGCTGCACGACCCGGAGGTGCTGGTCCTGGACGAGCCGTTCGAGGGCGTGGACCCGGTGTCGGCGCAGACGATCCGCGGCGTCCTGGAGCGGTACACGGGCGCGGGCGCGACGGTGGTGTTCTCCAGCCATGTGATGGAGCTGGTGGAGTCGCTGTGCGACTGGGTCGCGGTGCTCGCGGCGGGCCGCATCAGGGCGCACGGGCCGCTCGCGGAGGTGCGCGGGGGCGCGGAGTCGCTGCAGAGCGCCTTCCTCGATCTGGTGGGCGCCCGGAGCGGCGCCGGCGCCGACGCCCTCGACTGGCTGGGCGCCGGCACGGCCGGCCGCTGA
- a CDS encoding metal-dependent transcriptional regulator has product MSGLIDTTEMYLRTILELEEEGVVPMRARIAERLEQSGPTVSQTVARMERDGLLTIAGDRHLELTDEGRRLAQRVMRKHRLAECLLVDVIGLEWEHVHAEACRWEHVMSEAVERRVLELLDHPTESPYGNPIPGLAELGEAAEPAPFLGEGMVALSDLDAVEGRTVVVRRIGEPIQTDAQVMQTLRRAGVRPGASVSVSTGAGGSVQVGSGGEAAELEPSVAMHVFVAKG; this is encoded by the coding sequence ATGTCCGGACTCATCGACACCACCGAGATGTACCTCCGCACCATTCTCGAACTGGAGGAGGAGGGGGTTGTCCCGATGCGGGCCCGCATCGCCGAGCGGCTTGAGCAGAGCGGGCCCACCGTGAGCCAGACCGTGGCCCGCATGGAGCGGGACGGTCTGCTGACCATCGCCGGCGACCGGCACCTGGAGCTGACGGACGAGGGCCGTCGCCTGGCGCAGCGCGTCATGCGCAAGCACCGGCTGGCCGAGTGCCTGCTGGTGGATGTGATCGGCCTGGAGTGGGAGCACGTCCACGCGGAGGCCTGTCGCTGGGAGCACGTGATGAGCGAGGCCGTGGAGCGGCGCGTCCTGGAGCTGCTCGACCACCCCACCGAGTCCCCCTACGGGAACCCGATCCCGGGCCTCGCCGAGCTGGGCGAGGCGGCGGAGCCCGCGCCGTTCCTGGGCGAGGGCATGGTGGCGCTGTCGGACCTCGACGCGGTCGAGGGCAGGACGGTCGTCGTCCGGCGGATCGGCGAGCCGATCCAGACGGACGCGCAGGTCATGCAGACACTGCGGCGCGCGGGCGTGCGCCCGGGGGCGTCCGTCAGCGTCTCCACGGGGGCCGGGGGCAGCGTGCAGGTCGGCAGCGGGGGCGAGGCCGCGGAGCTGGAGCCGTCCGTGGCCATGCATGTCTTCGTCGCGAAGGGCTGA
- a CDS encoding bifunctional DNA primase/polymerase, with product MENTFRAVPAAAAVPPVVKVPPPRAASLAEHAVRYAGERHWDVLPGAWLEDGGGVLRCSCALPACDAPGAHPTRPDWHGQVTGSAATARRLWEEHPRASVLLPTGRLFDVIEIAEAAGCLALARLERSGPPPGPVAVTPLGTLQFYVRAGDAPRVPGLLRQTGWGQAVGDLRTRGDGEWVAAPPTRVGTRGSAVRWVRRPVPGPGGMPEAAALLPALAYACAQTREV from the coding sequence GTGGAGAACACCTTCCGAGCGGTTCCGGCCGCCGCCGCCGTCCCCCCTGTCGTCAAGGTCCCGCCGCCGCGGGCGGCTTCACTCGCCGAGCACGCCGTCCGGTACGCAGGTGAGCGGCACTGGGACGTGCTGCCCGGCGCCTGGCTGGAGGACGGCGGCGGCGTGCTGCGGTGTTCGTGCGCGCTGCCCGCGTGCGACGCGCCGGGCGCGCACCCCACGCGCCCCGACTGGCACGGCCAGGTGACGGGCAGCGCGGCGACGGCCCGCCGTCTGTGGGAGGAGCACCCCCGGGCGTCCGTCCTGCTGCCCACGGGGCGGCTGTTCGACGTGATCGAGATCGCGGAGGCGGCCGGCTGCCTGGCCCTCGCGCGGCTGGAGCGCTCCGGGCCGCCGCCGGGGCCGGTCGCCGTGACGCCGCTCGGCACGCTCCAGTTCTACGTGCGCGCGGGGGACGCGCCGCGCGTGCCGGGGCTGCTGCGCCAGACCGGCTGGGGGCAGGCCGTCGGCGACCTGCGGACCCGGGGCGACGGCGAGTGGGTCGCCGCGCCGCCGACACGTGTCGGCACGCGCGGGTCTGCGGTGCGCTGGGTACGGCGGCCGGTGCCGGGCCCCGGCGGCATGCCGGAGGCGGCGGCCCTCCTCCCCGCCCTCGCCTACGCCTGCGCGCAGACCCGGGAGGTCTAG
- a CDS encoding SIS domain-containing protein produces the protein MSDRPGTLADRYFDAAIGLIGRVREQERDRVTEAAALIADTVSAGGRIFVYGAGHSALPAQDLVYRAGGLAVVNLLTVPGTTGVDIVPATLSSALEHVAGLATAVLDTGPARAGDLLVVISLSGRNVLPVEMASGARERGITVLGVTSVAYADLTTSRHPSGTFLKDHCDLVLDSAIPYGDTTLTGDGIGAPFAPASTVVTCALLQAVVAETAGRLAAAGREPPLLRSGNVDGGLQWNEQVVADHADQVLWSR, from the coding sequence ATGAGCGACCGCCCCGGCACCCTCGCCGACCGGTACTTCGACGCCGCCATCGGCCTCATCGGCCGCGTCCGCGAGCAGGAGCGCGACCGCGTCACCGAGGCCGCCGCACTCATCGCCGACACCGTCTCCGCGGGCGGCCGGATCTTCGTGTACGGCGCGGGGCACTCCGCGCTGCCGGCCCAGGACCTCGTGTACCGCGCCGGCGGCCTCGCCGTCGTGAACCTCCTCACCGTCCCCGGCACGACCGGCGTCGACATCGTCCCCGCGACCCTCAGCAGCGCCCTCGAACACGTCGCCGGCCTCGCCACCGCCGTCCTCGACACCGGCCCCGCGCGGGCCGGCGACCTGCTCGTCGTCATATCCCTGTCCGGGCGGAACGTCCTGCCCGTCGAGATGGCGTCCGGGGCACGGGAGCGCGGCATCACCGTCCTCGGTGTGACGTCCGTCGCCTACGCGGACCTCACCACGTCGCGGCACCCCTCGGGCACCTTCCTCAAGGACCACTGCGACCTCGTCCTCGACAGCGCGATCCCGTACGGGGACACGACGCTGACCGGCGACGGGATCGGGGCGCCGTTCGCCCCGGCCTCGACCGTCGTCACCTGCGCCCTGCTCCAGGCCGTCGTGGCCGAGACCGCCGGCCGGCTCGCCGCGGCCGGCCGCGAACCGCCGCTCCTGCGCTCGGGCAACGTGGACGGCGGCCTGCAGTGGAACGAACAGGTCGTCGCCGACCACGCCGACCAGGTGCTGTGGTCCCGCTGA
- a CDS encoding PAS domain-containing protein yields the protein MTTSSRMSGASGIASGDRMLPALLDGLDTALFAVDGTGRVTHWNRHAERLLGWPGAEAVGRASLGGWAVREADEPHVRDRLLTVPPGTRRTDEFALLRRDGGRVLVRATTTPLLDGEGHPAGAYCAFGEAGARFGRERDAALAAALLGDSPWAVVVLDADLRVLSVNARAARVLELPPEDLLGDPLAESFAGGIEELESAVEHTLAGHPPGGPVDLWLAPQDAGAREGAFADPVHAGAGLGGSPRRCLLSGFLRLAAPGGDPAPLGVAWLFEDVTRARLGAQAAARRRFRDSQLTRAARAAAECRDPMEAAVLHLHFALPGFADHALLDVAAGGDAFVRLAETPGEFGAPASATRGVPVGYRAGHPVLQAWDRGLAVRVTGGGVRSGWAADHRWPQGVEHALCVPMRSLGRQVGVLTFLRGGAGRPFDRADTVYGEDVALRAAAAVDLELRGRAG from the coding sequence GTGACCACCTCTTCCCGCATGTCCGGCGCGTCCGGCATAGCGTCCGGCGACCGGATGCTGCCCGCGCTGCTCGACGGACTCGACACCGCGCTGTTCGCCGTGGACGGCACCGGCCGTGTGACCCACTGGAACCGGCACGCCGAACGGCTCCTCGGCTGGCCTGGCGCGGAGGCCGTGGGGCGCGCGTCACTCGGCGGCTGGGCCGTCCGGGAGGCCGACGAGCCGCACGTCCGCGACCGCCTCCTGACCGTTCCGCCGGGCACCCGGCGCACCGACGAGTTCGCGCTGCTGCGGCGTGACGGCGGACGGGTCCTCGTCCGCGCCACGACCACGCCCCTGCTGGACGGCGAGGGGCACCCGGCCGGGGCGTACTGCGCCTTCGGCGAGGCGGGCGCCCGGTTCGGCAGGGAGCGCGACGCCGCGCTCGCCGCCGCGCTCCTCGGCGACTCGCCGTGGGCCGTCGTCGTCCTCGACGCGGACCTGCGGGTCCTGTCCGTCAACGCCCGGGCGGCCCGCGTCCTGGAGCTGCCGCCCGAGGACCTGCTGGGCGACCCGCTCGCCGAGTCGTTCGCCGGCGGCATCGAGGAACTGGAGAGCGCCGTCGAGCACACCCTGGCCGGGCACCCGCCGGGCGGCCCCGTCGACCTGTGGCTCGCCCCGCAGGACGCCGGCGCGCGGGAGGGGGCGTTCGCCGACCCGGTGCACGCCGGTGCCGGGCTCGGCGGGTCGCCCCGCCGCTGCCTGCTCAGCGGCTTCCTGCGGCTGGCCGCGCCCGGCGGCGATCCGGCGCCACTCGGCGTGGCCTGGCTGTTCGAGGACGTGACGCGGGCGCGGCTCGGGGCGCAGGCGGCGGCCCGGCGCCGGTTCAGGGACAGCCAGCTCACGCGGGCGGCGCGGGCGGCGGCCGAGTGCCGCGACCCGATGGAGGCCGCCGTCCTGCACCTGCACTTCGCGCTGCCCGGCTTCGCCGACCACGCGCTGCTCGACGTGGCGGCGGGCGGCGACGCGTTCGTGCGGCTCGCGGAGACGCCGGGGGAGTTCGGGGCGCCTGCCTCGGCGACGCGGGGCGTGCCGGTCGGGTACCGCGCGGGTCACCCGGTGCTCCAGGCGTGGGACCGGGGGCTGGCCGTGCGCGTGACGGGCGGCGGGGTGCGGTCCGGCTGGGCGGCGGACCACCGCTGGCCGCAGGGCGTGGAGCACGCGCTGTGCGTGCCGATGCGGAGCCTCGGGCGGCAGGTGGGCGTCCTGACGTTCCTGCGGGGCGGGGCCGGGCGGCCGTTCGACCGCGCCGACACGGTGTACGGGGAGGACGTGGCGCTGCGGGCGGCGGCGGCCGTGGACCTGGAGCTGCGCGGCCGGGCGGGCTGA